In Leptospira ryugenii, one genomic interval encodes:
- a CDS encoding NAD(P)/FAD-dependent oxidoreductase: protein MVPKKIAIIGGGASGCFASIQIAEFLNRPTAIHIFEKSKEPLAKLRVSGGGRCNVTHHLFDPEAFSKKYPRGERELKWAFRHFQSKDTVNWFKEHGVLLKTEDDGRMFPVTDQSSTIIDCFLTEIQKKKIHLHLESPVSAIFPKQDQSSGFILKLESSDMEFDIVLVCSGSNRKVWNWMEALGHKIILPTPSLFTLGIDPFPLSELAGLSVPNASIRIYPKGKAQTGALLITHWGLSGPCALRLSAWEAKTFFECDYKTELEVNWLGDKSILEIETTLQNWKSEFARSKIQNQKFSEIPTRLWSYLLETSGISSEQKYADLSQTQTKQLTFQICKSHFKMTTKGVFKEEFVTAGGISRKEINFETMESRVVPNLFFAGEVIDVDGITGGFNFQNAWTTANIAAKEIAKRIT, encoded by the coding sequence GTGGTTCCTAAAAAAATCGCTATTATTGGTGGAGGAGCTAGCGGTTGTTTTGCGTCGATTCAAATTGCAGAGTTTCTCAATCGTCCCACCGCCATCCATATCTTTGAAAAGTCTAAGGAGCCGCTTGCAAAGTTAAGAGTTTCTGGAGGTGGCAGGTGCAATGTTACTCATCATCTCTTTGATCCTGAAGCCTTTTCTAAAAAGTATCCTAGAGGTGAAAGAGAATTGAAGTGGGCATTTCGTCACTTCCAATCCAAGGATACAGTCAATTGGTTCAAAGAACACGGTGTACTTTTAAAAACAGAGGATGATGGTAGGATGTTCCCTGTAACGGACCAAAGCTCTACAATCATTGATTGTTTCTTAACAGAAATCCAAAAGAAAAAGATCCATTTACATCTTGAATCTCCAGTTTCGGCAATATTTCCTAAACAAGATCAATCTTCTGGCTTCATTTTGAAATTGGAATCTTCTGATATGGAGTTTGATATTGTCTTAGTTTGCTCCGGTTCCAATCGAAAGGTGTGGAATTGGATGGAAGCATTGGGCCATAAAATCATACTGCCAACACCATCTCTCTTTACTTTAGGAATAGATCCTTTTCCCTTATCCGAGTTGGCTGGCCTTTCTGTTCCGAATGCGAGCATTCGCATCTATCCCAAAGGCAAAGCACAAACTGGAGCACTTCTCATCACTCACTGGGGATTGAGTGGACCGTGTGCATTGCGTTTATCGGCCTGGGAAGCAAAGACTTTTTTCGAATGTGATTACAAAACTGAACTCGAAGTAAATTGGTTAGGTGATAAATCAATTCTTGAAATTGAAACGACACTGCAAAACTGGAAATCAGAATTTGCAAGGTCTAAAATCCAAAACCAAAAATTTTCCGAAATTCCAACTCGTCTCTGGTCTTATTTATTGGAAACAAGTGGTATCTCATCAGAACAAAAATATGCAGATCTTAGCCAAACACAGACCAAACAACTCACTTTCCAAATCTGTAAGTCACATTTTAAGATGACAACAAAAGGAGTCTTCAAAGAAGAATTTGTGACTGCGGGTGGAATCTCAAGAAAAGAAATCAATTTTGAAACTATGGAAAGCCGTGTTGTCCCAAATTTATTTTTTGCTGGTGAGGTCATTGATGTAGATGGCATCACAGGTGGATTCAATTTTCAAAACGCTTGGACTACGGCAAACATTGCAGCAAAGGAAATCGCGAAGCGGATTACTTGA
- a CDS encoding VOC family protein, with protein sequence MKFLHTMIRVLDLEKTISFFEQTLGLVVNRRAEHPEGKFTLVFLSTGEPDAPEIELTYNWDQKEPYTVGRNFGHLAFQTENIYETCDRIMKFGYQIHRPPRDGRMAFIRTPDLISIELLQKGKALEPKEPWLSMKNYGEW encoded by the coding sequence ATGAAGTTTTTACATACGATGATCCGAGTATTGGACCTGGAGAAAACAATCTCATTTTTTGAGCAGACTTTAGGTTTAGTTGTCAATCGAAGAGCAGAACACCCTGAAGGAAAGTTTACACTCGTGTTTTTGTCCACGGGAGAACCTGATGCCCCTGAAATCGAACTCACTTATAATTGGGACCAAAAGGAACCCTATACCGTTGGTAGAAATTTTGGACACCTTGCCTTCCAAACAGAAAATATCTATGAGACATGCGATCGAATCATGAAGTTTGGATACCAAATACATAGACCACCAAGAGACGGCCGTATGGCTTTTATTCGAACTCCCGACTTGATCTCTATAGAGCTCTTACAAAAGGGAAAGGCTTTGGAGCCAAAAGAACCTTGGCTCTCTATGAAAAACTATGGCGAGTGGTAG
- a CDS encoding cryptochrome/photolyase family protein: MKECRLILGDQLNENHSWFHTVSPNTFYLFVEADSEVRYVRHHIQKVKAIFMGMKAFAKSLVEKGHIVEYIELNQKDNQKSISANVIQFCQKRKIDKFSYQLPDEYRLDLELQNLCKILNEKGVQTEAYDTEHFLSPRDSFKTIFPKKSYRMENFYRYMRKQYNFMLDSSGEPWGGQWNFDAMNRKKYDGKIKIPSRKWKPSYSDEVLQRIPRKWTMGEMPTEGIIWPITRKEALNRLDEFLEIFLDGFGDYQDAMLEESPYLFHSCLSFALNVKLISPKEVIERAIRTYEKKRNQISLSNLEGFVRQILGWREFTRGLYWAEMPSYQTLNHLEHQRELPSWYWTGETKMNCMSYSIRQSLHLAYAHHIQRLMVIGNFSLLYGVNPDELDKWYLGIYIDAFEWVEITNTRGMSQFADGGKIASKPYVSSANYIDKMSNYCKNCAYDKKTKSEVNSCPYNSLYWHFFDRHKKILEKNPRIGMVYHTWGKMNSAEKKRILARANWILENGESL; the protein is encoded by the coding sequence ATGAAAGAGTGTCGTCTCATTTTAGGGGATCAATTGAATGAAAATCATTCTTGGTTCCATACTGTTTCTCCCAATACTTTTTATCTATTCGTCGAGGCCGATTCAGAAGTACGGTATGTACGCCACCATATCCAAAAAGTGAAAGCAATCTTTATGGGTATGAAAGCATTCGCAAAGAGCCTTGTTGAAAAAGGCCATATTGTAGAGTACATCGAACTAAATCAGAAAGATAATCAAAAAAGCATTTCTGCCAATGTCATCCAGTTTTGCCAAAAGAGAAAGATAGACAAATTTTCTTACCAGCTCCCCGACGAATATCGTCTGGATCTTGAACTTCAAAATCTATGTAAGATATTGAATGAAAAGGGTGTGCAAACAGAAGCCTATGATACAGAGCATTTCTTGTCTCCACGTGATAGTTTTAAAACTATTTTCCCCAAAAAAAGTTATCGGATGGAGAACTTTTATCGATACATGCGCAAACAATACAATTTTATGTTGGATAGTTCTGGTGAACCTTGGGGTGGTCAATGGAATTTTGATGCTATGAATCGAAAGAAGTATGATGGGAAAATAAAGATTCCTTCGCGTAAATGGAAACCCTCTTACTCCGATGAGGTACTGCAAAGGATCCCTAGAAAATGGACAATGGGCGAAATGCCAACCGAAGGAATCATATGGCCAATCACAAGGAAAGAAGCATTAAACAGATTAGATGAGTTTTTAGAAATTTTTTTGGATGGATTTGGTGATTACCAAGATGCAATGCTCGAGGAGAGTCCATATCTCTTCCATTCCTGCCTCTCCTTCGCATTGAATGTAAAATTGATTTCGCCTAAAGAAGTAATAGAAAGAGCTATTCGTACTTATGAAAAAAAACGGAATCAAATCAGTTTATCAAATTTAGAGGGATTTGTCAGACAAATCCTGGGTTGGAGAGAGTTTACGCGAGGATTGTATTGGGCGGAGATGCCGAGCTACCAGACACTGAATCATTTGGAACATCAGAGAGAGTTGCCTTCCTGGTATTGGACAGGAGAAACAAAGATGAACTGTATGTCTTATTCCATCAGGCAGAGTTTACATCTTGCTTATGCCCACCACATCCAGAGATTGATGGTCATAGGAAATTTTTCTCTGTTATATGGTGTAAATCCAGATGAGTTGGACAAATGGTACCTTGGTATTTATATAGATGCTTTTGAGTGGGTTGAGATTACCAACACTCGAGGGATGAGCCAATTTGCGGATGGAGGAAAGATTGCATCCAAGCCTTACGTTTCTTCTGCCAATTATATAGATAAGATGTCCAATTATTGTAAAAACTGTGCTTACGATAAAAAGACAAAATCAGAAGTAAATTCATGTCCGTATAACAGTCTTTATTGGCATTTCTTCGATAGACATAAAAAAATCCTGGAAAAAAATCCTAGGATTGGAATGGTTTATCATACCTGGGGAAAGATGAATTCAGCAGAGAAAAAAAGAATATTAGCAAGGGCCAATTGGATTTTGGAGAATGGTGAGTCTTTATGA
- a CDS encoding ABC-type transport auxiliary lipoprotein, LBF_0736 family, whose product MKSLIFSLFFGLLAFVIACGSVSKTYPEKKFYLIELDKLNSDEIPPKGTAFKIRRLSLSQKFEGKEFVYRRDNVNFESDFYHTFFISPSANLREEIAKGLLDQKIFEFDANQNARWEPTHFIEVSVSDLYGDFRNEPKAILNLEAFVYTETGLNVTLLLKKNYQKSISINKKEASDLVVGWNRALSEILKEMQQDLKGKIQK is encoded by the coding sequence ATGAAATCTCTAATCTTTTCGCTCTTTTTTGGTCTTCTTGCTTTTGTTATCGCATGTGGTAGCGTTTCAAAAACCTACCCGGAAAAGAAATTTTATCTCATCGAGTTGGATAAGCTTAACTCAGATGAGATACCACCGAAAGGCACTGCCTTCAAGATTAGGCGATTAAGTCTCTCTCAAAAATTTGAAGGTAAAGAATTTGTTTACCGAAGGGATAATGTTAATTTTGAATCCGATTTTTATCATACTTTTTTTATTTCACCGAGTGCAAACTTGAGAGAAGAGATCGCAAAGGGATTACTAGACCAAAAGATTTTTGAGTTTGATGCCAATCAAAATGCGAGATGGGAGCCTACTCATTTCATAGAGGTCTCTGTATCGGATCTTTATGGAGATTTCAGAAACGAGCCAAAGGCAATCCTAAACCTAGAAGCCTTTGTCTATACGGAGACAGGCTTAAATGTTACCTTACTCTTGAAAAAAAATTACCAAAAATCTATCTCTATCAATAAAAAAGAGGCAAGTGACTTGGTGGTGGGCTGGAATCGAGCTTTATCTGAAATATTAAAAGAGATGCAACAAGATTTGAAAGGAAAAATCCAAAAATAA
- a CDS encoding MlaD family protein, whose product MNSNNTTYLKVGIFVLATFFVFVGFLVSFTASSLFQRSLKLETYFDESVQGLDIGSPVKHRGVKVGSVEAITFVQNEYANKLKSADSEVYGRYVLIKMSVPEFIKGAEADGIRLTVERMIQSGLRVRLASQGLTGTAYLEVDYLNPEKNPPLPITWEPNRIYIPSAPSTISRFTASVDKFFDKLEKADVSQILKGIDDLIQNLNQTVTQAKLADLSREGTGLLSDLRKTNQEVKNIIAQPELQNSPKKLDQTITQLQTTIKRLDSLLASNQGDISTTIENLRIASEDLKEVTANAKKYPSQFLFGEAPNKSKLWK is encoded by the coding sequence ATGAATTCAAATAACACGACTTACTTAAAAGTAGGTATTTTTGTATTGGCGACGTTTTTTGTATTTGTCGGATTTCTTGTCTCTTTCACTGCAAGTTCTCTTTTCCAAAGATCCTTAAAACTGGAAACATACTTTGATGAATCTGTCCAAGGATTGGATATTGGTAGCCCTGTGAAACATAGAGGAGTAAAGGTTGGCTCTGTTGAAGCAATTACATTCGTGCAAAACGAGTACGCAAACAAACTCAAATCAGCAGATAGCGAAGTATATGGACGTTATGTACTCATAAAAATGTCGGTCCCGGAATTTATTAAAGGAGCTGAGGCTGATGGCATTCGATTAACGGTTGAGAGGATGATACAATCTGGTTTACGTGTAAGACTTGCCTCTCAAGGGCTTACAGGCACTGCCTATTTAGAAGTGGACTACTTAAATCCTGAAAAAAATCCACCGCTCCCCATCACTTGGGAACCCAATCGTATCTATATCCCCTCTGCACCGAGCACGATCTCTCGTTTTACTGCTTCTGTAGATAAATTTTTTGATAAATTAGAAAAAGCTGATGTGAGCCAAATCCTTAAAGGAATCGATGACTTGATCCAAAATTTAAACCAAACGGTCACCCAGGCAAAGTTAGCTGATCTTTCAAGGGAAGGCACTGGACTTTTGAGTGATTTGAGAAAAACAAACCAAGAGGTGAAAAATATCATCGCTCAACCAGAATTGCAAAATTCTCCCAAAAAATTGGACCAAACCATTACTCAATTGCAAACAACAATCAAAAGGTTAGATTCTCTTCTGGCTTCCAATCAAGGTGACATCAGTACAACCATTGAAAACTTAAGGATTGCTTCGGAAGATTTGAAAGAAGTGACTGCAAATGCAAAAAAATACCCTTCTCAATTCTTATTTGGTGAGGCACCAAATAAATCAAAACTTTGGAAATGA
- a CDS encoding ABC transporter ATP-binding protein, protein MDHSIIKVEHLRTGYGSTVIMDDISFDVKKGEIFGILGGSGCGKSTVLKNMIGLTEPFSGKIWIDDEDILRANGKDRLRIWNKIGVMYQQSALFGSMTVLENVRLPLEEFTELPLEAMNAISLMKLRLVGLDAYANLMPAELSGGMRKRAAIARAMALDPEILFLDEPSAGLDPITSVDLDHLIIRLSRSLGVTFVIVTHELPSIFTMADRVIVLDRDTKGIIAEGKPKDLKAKGKGFVYHFFNRIPQEESSV, encoded by the coding sequence ATGGATCATTCAATCATAAAAGTAGAACATTTAAGAACTGGTTATGGCTCTACTGTCATTATGGATGATATATCCTTTGATGTAAAAAAGGGAGAAATCTTCGGAATTCTAGGTGGATCCGGTTGTGGTAAATCAACAGTTTTAAAAAATATGATCGGACTTACGGAACCCTTTAGCGGAAAGATCTGGATCGACGATGAAGATATTTTGAGAGCAAACGGGAAAGATCGATTACGCATTTGGAATAAAATTGGAGTCATGTACCAGCAAAGTGCTCTCTTTGGCTCGATGACAGTTTTGGAGAATGTACGCCTACCCCTTGAAGAATTTACGGAACTTCCACTGGAAGCGATGAATGCCATTTCGCTCATGAAATTGCGATTGGTGGGATTGGATGCCTATGCCAATTTAATGCCTGCAGAGCTATCGGGCGGGATGCGAAAACGTGCAGCGATCGCTCGGGCTATGGCACTAGATCCGGAGATTCTCTTTCTGGATGAACCTTCAGCAGGTTTAGACCCGATAACGAGCGTTGACTTAGACCATTTGATCATCCGTCTTTCTAGATCTCTGGGAGTTACATTTGTGATTGTCACACACGAACTTCCGTCTATCTTCACTATGGCCGACCGTGTGATCGTCCTGGATCGAGACACCAAAGGTATTATCGCTGAAGGTAAACCGAAGGATTTAAAAGCAAAAGGAAAAGGCTTTGTATATCATTTTTTCAATCGCATTCCACAAGAGGAGAGCTCGGTATGA
- a CDS encoding MlaE family ABC transporter permease produces MVESSKSFSLQWQGSVLEISLPERLTSRQTPDIWKQTDALLKTRIPGHILIQAKNLQEADSSAFAYLRFLKTFQKEKNLKFDIQGLDEKFKFVYDNATGETKSLNRASLLLRRPEKIGKYTVDSFREFLILVTFTGELTHSFWKSILSPSRIRWKDVFKVSEAMGVNAFPIIAMIGFLLGLIMSFQSAIPMRRFGAEIFVANLVGLSLFRELGPLMTAFILSGRSGSAFAAELGTMKVSEEIDALTTMGLPPVQFLVVPRLIASLLMTPFLTIMFNLFGLVGGAVVLVSFGFPLVTFINQVNIAVGFNDIAGGMLKSYFFGMIIAALGCYRGLRTTTGAGAVGESTTAAVVGSIILVSVLDGIFSVVYFYLGI; encoded by the coding sequence GTGGTAGAATCTTCGAAATCATTTTCCTTGCAATGGCAAGGTAGCGTCTTAGAAATTTCCTTACCTGAGCGCCTTACCTCTCGACAAACCCCTGATATTTGGAAACAAACCGATGCACTTTTGAAAACGCGTATTCCAGGGCATATCCTGATTCAGGCAAAAAATCTACAAGAGGCTGATAGTTCAGCCTTTGCCTACCTTCGGTTCCTAAAAACCTTCCAAAAGGAAAAGAATCTTAAGTTCGATATACAAGGGTTAGATGAAAAGTTTAAATTTGTATATGACAATGCGACTGGTGAAACCAAATCCCTGAATCGTGCCTCTCTGCTTTTGCGTAGACCAGAAAAGATAGGGAAGTATACGGTAGATTCCTTTCGAGAATTTTTAATTTTAGTCACCTTCACGGGTGAGCTTACACATAGTTTTTGGAAATCTATCTTAAGCCCTTCTCGTATCCGATGGAAGGATGTATTTAAGGTTTCCGAGGCTATGGGCGTGAATGCATTCCCTATCATCGCGATGATAGGATTTTTACTCGGACTCATCATGAGCTTTCAGTCTGCGATACCAATGAGAAGGTTTGGTGCTGAAATATTTGTAGCCAATCTCGTTGGTTTATCTTTATTTAGAGAGCTTGGTCCCTTGATGACTGCTTTCATTTTATCTGGTAGGTCTGGCTCTGCTTTTGCTGCCGAACTTGGCACGATGAAAGTATCTGAAGAAATAGATGCTCTCACTACAATGGGTCTACCTCCTGTTCAATTTTTAGTAGTGCCTCGTTTGATTGCTTCCCTCTTGATGACACCTTTCCTAACCATCATGTTCAATTTGTTCGGTTTGGTTGGAGGAGCAGTTGTTTTAGTTAGCTTTGGCTTTCCTCTTGTGACATTTATCAACCAAGTGAACATCGCGGTTGGATTCAATGATATTGCGGGTGGTATGCTGAAGTCTTATTTTTTTGGAATGATCATTGCTGCTCTTGGTTGTTACCGAGGTCTGCGAACAACGACAGGTGCGGGTGCTGTAGGAGAATCTACAACAGCGGCCGTTGTAGGATCCATCATCTTAGTTTCTGTGTTAGACGGTATTTTCTCCGTGGTTTATTTTTATCTAGGTATATAA
- a CDS encoding helix-turn-helix domain-containing protein yields the protein MESFHIARTFIGFTSGLAFLLAISEWLSKEKNPRMYLQASLFSLVAIFQFHSYYVTQKLYTYFPHFYLVHLPFTAFFGSLLYRFFSAFWKETTDIPRFHVWEFLPSVFVLFLLYPIFSESGDEKLRLIQVYGQSLIPGRIKLAITVAVLPVCLSAFLALYQVVHPLRWQSIQTSPDIRMVLLILCMGSSSAFVGLYLLYFRWIHGLEIVSSILGVLLILIHLLRHRNPELLREVSKIVVADKKYQSSQLKTIDVQKLGETLEKRMKEDKLYKNDELSLGDLASALGITQHQLSEYLNQHQKKNFFQFVNAYRIEEAKLLCKNEKEKTILSIAYEVGFPSKSTFYDAFKRETGMSPTEYRKK from the coding sequence GTGGAATCTTTTCATATTGCACGTACTTTCATAGGATTTACCTCGGGACTAGCCTTTTTACTTGCCATCTCGGAATGGCTTTCCAAAGAGAAAAATCCTAGGATGTATTTGCAGGCCTCGCTCTTTAGCTTAGTTGCAATCTTTCAATTCCATTCGTATTATGTAACGCAAAAGCTCTATACGTATTTTCCCCATTTTTATCTCGTCCACTTACCATTTACTGCTTTCTTTGGTTCTCTCTTATACCGTTTCTTTTCTGCTTTTTGGAAGGAAACGACAGATATCCCTCGGTTCCATGTTTGGGAATTCTTACCTTCCGTTTTCGTTCTCTTTCTTTTGTATCCCATCTTTTCTGAAAGTGGAGATGAAAAGCTCAGGCTGATCCAAGTCTATGGACAATCTTTAATCCCTGGTAGAATCAAACTCGCCATCACCGTTGCCGTTTTGCCCGTCTGTCTATCGGCCTTTCTGGCTCTATACCAAGTTGTCCATCCATTGCGATGGCAATCGATACAAACCTCTCCCGACATCCGAATGGTTTTGCTCATCCTCTGTATGGGATCTTCTTCCGCCTTTGTTGGCTTGTACCTACTCTATTTCCGATGGATCCATGGTTTGGAAATTGTTTCCAGTATTTTAGGAGTTCTCCTGATCCTCATCCATTTGCTGCGGCACAGAAACCCAGAACTACTGCGTGAGGTTTCCAAAATTGTTGTTGCTGACAAAAAGTACCAGAGTTCCCAACTAAAGACAATCGACGTACAAAAATTAGGTGAGACGTTAGAAAAACGGATGAAAGAGGATAAATTGTATAAAAACGATGAGTTAAGTTTAGGTGATCTTGCCAGTGCTCTAGGAATCACCCAGCACCAACTTTCGGAATACTTAAACCAACACCAGAAGAAGAACTTTTTCCAGTTTGTCAATGCCTACAGGATTGAAGAAGCCAAACTACTTTGCAAAAACGAGAAGGAGAAGACCATACTCTCCATTGCCTATGAAGTAGGCTTTCCTTCAAAATCTACATTTTACGATGCCTTTAAACGGGAAACAGGGATGAGTCCCACCGAATATAGAAAAAAATAA